The following are encoded together in the Vibrio zhugei genome:
- a CDS encoding isoaspartyl peptidase/L-asparaginase family protein, with protein MAKPFSIAIHGGAGTILREKMTQALHDEFLLQLEASLCAGQAVLAQGGSAVDAVVSAVTVLEDSPLFNAGRGSVMTSQEMVEMDAAIMEGRAHNVGAIAGVRHIKNPIQLARQVMQDSEHVFLIGDGAEAFAFKQGYVFTEQDYFFTERRYEQLMRVRQAGQCALSESEYPDDDKHGTVGAVALDQQGNLAAATSTGGITNKQYGRVGDSPLIGAGTFAENGNVAVSCTGMGEFFIRKMVAGDVAARMRYLGEDVATACDSIIHGELKRMGGEGGLVAMDANGQAHFSMNSSGMYRGAIDTLGNMVIKIYADE; from the coding sequence ATGGCAAAACCTTTTTCTATTGCGATTCACGGTGGGGCTGGCACCATCCTTCGCGAAAAAATGACCCAAGCGCTGCACGATGAGTTTCTATTGCAATTGGAAGCCTCGTTGTGTGCGGGCCAAGCGGTATTAGCGCAAGGTGGTAGCGCGGTGGATGCCGTGGTCAGTGCGGTCACTGTATTAGAAGATTCGCCTTTATTTAATGCGGGTAGAGGATCTGTGATGACCAGTCAAGAAATGGTCGAGATGGATGCGGCCATAATGGAAGGACGTGCGCACAATGTTGGTGCCATTGCTGGAGTCAGACATATCAAAAACCCGATACAACTGGCTCGGCAAGTCATGCAAGACAGTGAGCATGTCTTTTTGATAGGGGATGGCGCGGAAGCCTTTGCATTCAAGCAAGGGTATGTCTTTACCGAACAAGATTACTTTTTTACCGAGCGCCGATATGAACAGTTAATGAGAGTGCGGCAGGCCGGTCAATGTGCGCTTTCTGAATCTGAATACCCAGATGATGATAAACATGGCACGGTTGGCGCTGTCGCACTTGATCAGCAAGGCAATTTGGCAGCAGCGACAAGCACGGGCGGTATCACCAATAAACAGTATGGACGGGTGGGGGATTCTCCCCTGATTGGCGCTGGCACTTTTGCAGAAAATGGCAACGTGGCCGTGTCTTGCACGGGAATGGGCGAATTCTTCATACGTAAAATGGTGGCTGGGGATGTGGCCGCCCGCATGCGCTATTTAGGGGAAGATGTGGCGACCGCTTGTGATTCCATCATACACGGTGAATTGAAACGCATGGGGGGGGAAGGGGGCTTAGTGGCGATGGACGCCAATGGCCAGGCACATTTTTCGATGAATAGTTCAGGAATGTATCGTGGCGCAATCGATACCCTTGGAAATATGGTAATAAAAATCTATGCAGATGAATAA
- the slyD gene encoding peptidylprolyl isomerase, with protein MKIENDVVASLAYQVKLEDGVVVDQSTTEAPLDYLHGKGNLIVGLERELEGKQAGDSFSVTISPEDAYGEHSDMLVQRVPADVFQGVDEIEVGMRFLADTDQGPVPVEITEVDGDEVVVDGNHMLAGKTLTFDVEVVAVRAATEEEIAHGHTHQDGGHVHDENCSH; from the coding sequence ATGAAAATTGAAAACGATGTGGTAGCAAGTCTGGCTTACCAAGTAAAACTCGAAGACGGTGTGGTTGTGGATCAATCAACAACGGAAGCTCCATTGGATTACCTACACGGTAAAGGTAATTTAATCGTTGGTCTAGAACGTGAACTTGAAGGTAAACAAGCAGGGGACTCATTCTCTGTCACTATTTCACCTGAAGATGCGTATGGTGAGCACAGCGACATGCTTGTACAACGTGTTCCTGCCGATGTATTCCAAGGCGTTGATGAAATCGAAGTGGGCATGCGTTTCCTAGCTGATACTGACCAAGGTCCAGTGCCTGTTGAAATCACGGAAGTGGATGGTGACGAAGTGGTGGTTGATGGTAACCACATGCTGGCAGGTAAAACACTGACATTTGATGTGGAAGTGGTCGCGGTACGCGCTGCAACAGAAGAAGAAATCGCTCATGGTCATACTCACCAAGATGGTGGCCATGTACACGATGAAAACTGCTCTCACTAA